From Desulfosoma caldarium, the proteins below share one genomic window:
- a CDS encoding DUF2062 domain-containing protein, which produces MGHLGKGKDGGFEVKSKGLERLRRFYDRFVSMRGNPKEIALGFALGLFVGMSPTLGFQMALAVVSAALLGWNKWSAAAGVWITNPITAPFVYGINYWVGSKLILWVFPEATAHGQAMLSRMGPIVQKTPMVMASLILGGVVLGVPVACAGYWLALWAVTRYRLRVKAQMERARQRLREERARRRRHTKAS; this is translated from the coding sequence GTGGGACATTTGGGAAAGGGGAAGGATGGCGGGTTTGAAGTGAAGTCCAAGGGCCTGGAACGACTGCGCCGGTTTTACGACCGCTTCGTGAGCATGCGGGGAAACCCCAAGGAAATTGCCCTGGGGTTTGCTCTCGGCCTTTTCGTCGGCATGTCTCCGACCTTGGGATTTCAGATGGCTCTCGCCGTTGTTAGCGCGGCATTGCTGGGCTGGAACAAATGGAGCGCCGCCGCGGGCGTGTGGATTACTAATCCTATAACGGCCCCTTTTGTGTATGGGATCAATTACTGGGTGGGTTCAAAGCTGATTCTATGGGTTTTTCCTGAGGCGACGGCCCATGGGCAAGCGATGCTCAGTCGCATGGGCCCTATTGTCCAAAAGACACCCATGGTCATGGCTTCCTTGATCCTGGGTGGTGTGGTTCTTGGCGTGCCCGTGGCCTGTGCGGGCTACTGGCTGGCTCTGTGGGCCGTGACGCGCTACCGCCTCCGGGTGAAAGCCCAAATGGAACGCGCTCGCCAACGGCTGCGGGAAGAACGGGCTCGGCGCCGCCGTCACACCAAGGCGTCGTGA
- a CDS encoding translocation/assembly module TamB domain-containing protein: MRTFRALAAIVGVLGLAVAALWAILQSPAAKKFLARELSRRLSGPHTTVRLGTLSGWIPFEIELDTLEIADTQGVWLTVRDLSMRWHPTALLRGRLHVEWVSARQAQVVRRPASSPPSQDTASPQPLIIPDLPMPLIVDKFFLHQVTLEAPVTGMLLTTALEGSVTFDFKEHTQKARLRIVANHAQRESFLTLEAVLQPKSPRLLGVLTFFEQENGWVSSRLALKHFGTLQAEMQLRLDPSEDPLGTIWVDALRVQTRPFSLSAHGGFQTASGVVHPTSYTVVVEDFEPLGALAGVALRGHGTAEGRVEGRLGRLEGELTLRLNTLEQASWKLSNGEMRWAWTLARDSSSAMPEVVLKILAQTASFETTQTTALALKNVHVDASAQLTREGRVAIERVRLEVPDVGAAELSGIVDMPQRRAQGRGVVDFSDLSFISFLTPQPIEGDGHGQVAFSGPWDNMTVQTSLHGERFAYGEAQWSAWSLDVAGTGLPENPTGTIRCRAVYGQGSWHLDVDFAKKGTELRVPRWTFQCQDATVIGSLQTDLDTFLSNGYLDVSIPRLDMLQGLWPQKIGGNLQGRVLLSNTGGRQSIEATLTVGSGTFNDIFIEALNVSAQVKTLSPSPLGTVTVSVKELEKDPLTVAQAQVKVEGNPEGMTFSSQFQGTFHEPFTLTTTGSVRRNGSSTGIRLETLVAHAGPYDLQLEGPAQIGIDPRGWTLTPMALRVESGRVTAGAQWNAENPSASVKMENLPLSMVEFLGGPSLEGILSGNAVLHGVENNPSAMVNLKIDALRHPGWPFGETLSVEAAARADASTLHLNAVLFGLGDEPSRAKVSMPIHFQMKPLDVQMLPEGPLSGTFSLAVALERIGSLLELDEHKIQGSLKGQVNLDGSLHRPLLGGELLLTKGRYEHEDWGIVLQDVTATVKAAKDTLFLRELKAFDGKKGFLRGSGRWRLDSSALFPYQAQVTFEDVSPLHRDDISGNLNGTLTIQGNFQETTLGGTLRVRPLKVELPKRLPPNIVELDVEETPPPSKPSGSPRPKGPSESPHRLSFELAVEFPGMTTVSGWGLESEWRGAVKITGRLPHPRLTGRLDTTRGSLDFLHRRFRLAEGHVIFYGETPPNPAILVLGETAVRDMTARVRLSGRASDLELALESSPERPQEEILAQILFGRSATTLTPLQAIRLANALQALRNRGGPSRNVLGKTQDFLGLDQLKLLGTGLGEGLGIGLGKYLGENLRVDVDQRLEQGDVSLKVEVEVTPNITVETEAGTQSRTGAGVFWKYDY, from the coding sequence ATGCGCACATTTCGAGCTTTAGCCGCCATCGTCGGGGTCCTTGGGCTCGCTGTGGCGGCGCTTTGGGCAATACTGCAGAGCCCTGCGGCCAAGAAATTCCTTGCTCGAGAACTGTCCAGACGGCTTTCGGGCCCCCATACCACGGTTCGCTTAGGAACTCTGAGCGGGTGGATTCCTTTTGAAATCGAGCTGGACACCTTGGAAATCGCCGATACACAGGGCGTGTGGCTCACCGTGCGAGACCTTTCTATGCGTTGGCACCCCACGGCGCTGCTTCGCGGCCGCCTTCATGTGGAATGGGTGAGCGCTCGGCAAGCGCAAGTGGTGCGTCGCCCTGCCTCATCGCCCCCTTCACAGGACACCGCGAGTCCCCAACCGTTGATCATACCCGATCTTCCCATGCCGCTGATTGTGGACAAATTTTTTCTGCATCAGGTGACGCTCGAAGCCCCCGTGACGGGGATGCTGCTCACGACGGCCCTTGAAGGGTCTGTGACCTTTGACTTCAAGGAGCACACCCAGAAAGCGCGCCTTAGAATAGTGGCCAACCATGCGCAACGGGAATCGTTCCTGACCCTAGAGGCCGTCCTGCAGCCCAAATCCCCTCGACTCCTGGGAGTCCTCACCTTTTTCGAACAAGAAAACGGCTGGGTGTCCAGCCGGCTCGCCCTGAAACATTTCGGTACCTTGCAGGCCGAAATGCAGCTTCGACTGGACCCATCAGAGGACCCTCTGGGCACTATCTGGGTCGATGCTCTAAGAGTGCAGACGCGCCCTTTCAGTCTCTCCGCTCACGGGGGTTTTCAGACGGCGTCCGGTGTGGTGCATCCCACATCCTACACTGTGGTCGTGGAAGATTTCGAACCGCTGGGGGCCTTGGCCGGCGTTGCGCTTCGAGGTCACGGCACAGCGGAAGGGCGCGTCGAGGGGCGTCTGGGCCGGTTGGAGGGGGAACTTACCCTGCGGCTGAACACTCTTGAGCAGGCTTCCTGGAAGCTCTCGAACGGGGAAATGCGATGGGCGTGGACCCTGGCCCGGGACTCCTCATCAGCCATGCCCGAAGTTGTTTTGAAAATCCTGGCACAAACCGCCTCTTTTGAAACGACCCAAACCACCGCGCTAGCCCTGAAAAACGTCCATGTGGACGCTTCGGCACAGTTGACCCGCGAGGGCAGGGTGGCCATCGAAAGGGTGCGCCTTGAAGTACCCGACGTGGGAGCCGCAGAACTGAGCGGGATCGTGGATATGCCGCAGCGCAGGGCTCAGGGTCGCGGCGTCGTGGATTTTTCTGATCTTTCTTTCATCTCTTTTCTGACGCCGCAGCCCATCGAAGGGGATGGTCACGGGCAGGTGGCTTTTTCCGGCCCCTGGGACAACATGACCGTTCAGACCAGCCTGCACGGCGAGCGGTTTGCCTACGGTGAGGCGCAATGGAGCGCTTGGAGTCTTGACGTAGCCGGCACGGGGCTTCCTGAAAACCCCACCGGAACAATTCGCTGCCGCGCCGTCTACGGCCAAGGCTCCTGGCATCTGGACGTGGATTTTGCCAAAAAAGGCACCGAACTTCGAGTGCCTCGATGGACTTTTCAATGCCAGGACGCCACGGTGATCGGATCCTTGCAAACCGACCTGGATACGTTCCTTTCCAACGGCTACCTTGACGTCTCCATTCCACGGCTCGACATGCTTCAGGGCCTATGGCCTCAAAAGATCGGTGGAAACCTCCAGGGCAGGGTGCTCCTGTCAAACACAGGCGGCCGGCAAAGTATTGAAGCGACGCTCACGGTGGGCTCTGGCACCTTCAACGACATCTTTATCGAGGCCTTGAATGTGTCGGCGCAGGTCAAGACCCTGTCCCCATCTCCTTTAGGCACTGTGACCGTTTCTGTGAAAGAACTTGAAAAAGATCCTCTCACGGTCGCGCAAGCCCAGGTAAAGGTGGAAGGCAACCCCGAAGGCATGACCTTTTCCTCGCAGTTTCAAGGAACCTTTCACGAACCCTTTACGCTCACTACCACGGGATCAGTGCGCCGAAATGGTTCCAGCACAGGCATTCGCCTGGAAACCCTTGTCGCCCATGCAGGCCCCTACGACCTTCAACTGGAAGGCCCTGCCCAGATAGGAATTGATCCCAGGGGATGGACACTGACTCCCATGGCGCTGCGTGTGGAATCAGGGCGAGTGACCGCCGGCGCCCAGTGGAACGCAGAGAATCCATCGGCTTCGGTGAAAATGGAAAACCTGCCGTTGAGCATGGTTGAGTTTCTGGGAGGTCCATCCTTGGAAGGAATTCTCAGCGGCAACGCGGTGCTGCACGGGGTAGAAAACAACCCAAGTGCCATGGTGAACTTGAAAATCGACGCACTTCGTCATCCTGGTTGGCCTTTCGGAGAAACCCTATCTGTGGAGGCGGCGGCCCGGGCCGACGCCTCCACCCTGCATCTGAACGCCGTCCTTTTCGGTTTGGGGGATGAACCCAGCCGCGCAAAGGTCTCCATGCCCATTCATTTTCAGATGAAACCCCTCGATGTGCAGATGCTCCCAGAGGGACCCCTATCGGGAACCTTTTCCCTTGCCGTGGCGCTGGAGCGAATCGGAAGCCTCCTTGAGTTGGACGAACACAAAATCCAAGGAAGCCTCAAGGGACAGGTGAACCTCGACGGCTCGCTGCACCGCCCCCTGCTCGGTGGGGAGCTGCTTCTCACCAAGGGGCGCTACGAACACGAAGATTGGGGGATTGTGCTTCAGGACGTGACAGCCACAGTGAAGGCGGCAAAAGATACCCTTTTTTTGCGGGAACTCAAAGCCTTCGACGGCAAAAAAGGCTTCCTTCGCGGCAGCGGTCGATGGCGGCTGGATTCCAGCGCCCTCTTTCCTTACCAAGCCCAGGTGACCTTTGAGGACGTTTCACCACTGCACCGCGACGATATTTCGGGAAACCTCAACGGCACCCTGACCATTCAGGGAAATTTTCAAGAAACCACGCTCGGTGGAACCCTCAGAGTCCGCCCTCTGAAGGTCGAGCTTCCCAAGCGGCTTCCCCCAAACATTGTGGAATTGGACGTGGAGGAGACCCCACCTCCGTCCAAACCCTCTGGGTCACCGAGACCCAAAGGACCCAGTGAATCACCTCATCGCCTCTCTTTCGAGCTTGCTGTGGAATTTCCGGGCATGACCACCGTATCGGGCTGGGGACTGGAATCGGAATGGCGAGGCGCCGTGAAAATCACCGGAAGACTACCCCACCCGCGCCTTACGGGACGGCTGGACACGACCCGAGGAAGTCTGGACTTCTTGCACCGGCGCTTTCGGCTCGCAGAAGGTCATGTGATCTTCTATGGCGAGACGCCGCCGAATCCGGCGATTCTTGTTTTGGGCGAGACTGCGGTGCGCGATATGACGGCTCGAGTACGCCTCTCGGGCCGAGCCTCCGACCTGGAACTCGCCCTGGAATCGTCACCCGAAAGACCTCAGGAAGAAATCCTGGCCCAGATTCTCTTTGGTCGAAGCGCCACCACCTTAACTCCCCTTCAGGCCATTCGCCTCGCCAACGCTCTTCAGGCCCTCAGGAACCGTGGAGGCCCTTCCCGGAACGTGCTGGGAAAAACCCAAGATTTTTTGGGCCTGGATCAACTGAAACTTCTCGGCACAGGCCTGGGCGAAGGCCTGGGCATTGGCCTGGGAAAATACCTGGGCGAAAACCTTCGCGTGGATGTGGATCAACGCCTGGAACAAGGCGATGTATCCCTCAAGGTGGAAGTAGAAGTCACCCCCAACATCACTGTGGAAACCGAGGCGGGTACGCAGTCGCGCACCGGCGCCGGTGTGTTTTGGAAATACGACTACTGA
- a CDS encoding acyloxyacyl hydrolase, whose product MRWRKWVLITVLAMVVGETGAWAAEKLVFGIGVRSGFSAIKKDETFHIHELIAYHTLPWDWQWNGGWILDTFWEIHFGLLRAADKESVLISTGPMVTLQTPWKSLAFMAAVRPAFLEDHNFGKENLGGEIQFTEEIGINLILSKYFSLGYRFQHLSNAGLYTHNPGLDFHVLELRCLLPGYLDEGQGP is encoded by the coding sequence ATGCGTTGGAGAAAATGGGTGTTGATAACAGTCCTGGCCATGGTTGTCGGGGAAACCGGGGCGTGGGCTGCAGAAAAGCTGGTTTTCGGCATCGGTGTGCGATCCGGATTTTCCGCCATCAAGAAAGATGAAACGTTTCACATACACGAACTGATCGCCTACCACACGCTGCCTTGGGATTGGCAGTGGAACGGTGGTTGGATACTGGACACCTTTTGGGAAATCCACTTCGGGCTTCTCCGTGCGGCTGACAAGGAATCCGTCCTCATTTCCACAGGACCCATGGTGACCCTGCAAACCCCTTGGAAATCCTTGGCTTTCATGGCGGCCGTGCGGCCCGCTTTTCTGGAAGATCATAACTTTGGAAAGGAAAACCTGGGCGGAGAAATTCAATTCACCGAAGAAATCGGGATCAATCTCATCCTCAGCAAGTATTTCTCCCTTGGGTATCGCTTCCAGCATCTGTCCAACGCCGGTCTCTACACGCACAATCCCGGCTTGGACTTTCACGTCCTGGAACTGCGATGCCTCTTGCCAGGATATCTCGATGAAGGCCAGGGGCCTTGA
- a CDS encoding autotransporter assembly complex protein TamA → MKTTSSPTRRQSKACDMPWIPVGAAVTLFSHYRSHSRPMPLTWLRLVVFLACAFGIHDTLSFAASLRYAVQMEDSVEGAWASRLQPLSETVAREKEGAVSLSQLRRRAEKDKNLFRTFLRSEGFYACEVAYHIDPSTDPLTVRFTVNPGPLYVLEETTLDVSGIDASLFDVLMETTRSSLPASSPALAAHIADADQKILSILGQHGHPLARISERRVIVRHDARTVHPHYVVSAGPKTFFGPVSLVGLESVREDVVRPRIPWKEGDLFDTRLMTKAQDNLIRMDLFSVVRLAHGSTVDAQGRLPVEITVVEKKPRTFKGGFFYSTDVGPELNVSWENRIIRAGKAKVGVESWLSSQRMILGGIATWRDFLRTDQLVQVEGHMGQEDWDAYWTRSVGTTVSVVRDVRPTIRASAGAGFRLSSVEQASNRETYGHLFLPAFVRMDTTDNPLDPARGFRWHLQTSPYWDLTDTSLFFWKTSTSLSTYYDWSKDGRLVLASIVAAGSIAGATQGAVPADLRFYVGGGGSVRGYEYQSVGPRDGNDPVGGRSFLSWNGEVRWRMTQRYGLAAFLDGGTAYESPVPDFTRSFRWATGLGFRYYSPLGPFRMDVAFPLNRRAGIDDAFQIYISLGQAF, encoded by the coding sequence ATGAAGACAACGTCATCCCCGACACGGCGCCAATCCAAGGCGTGCGACATGCCCTGGATTCCCGTCGGCGCGGCCGTGACGCTTTTCTCTCATTACAGATCCCATTCCAGACCCATGCCGCTCACGTGGCTTCGGCTTGTGGTTTTCTTGGCCTGCGCTTTTGGCATCCACGATACCTTGAGTTTCGCCGCCTCCCTTCGGTATGCGGTGCAGATGGAAGACAGCGTCGAAGGCGCCTGGGCGTCCCGACTTCAGCCCCTTTCGGAAACCGTGGCCAGGGAAAAGGAAGGGGCGGTGTCCCTGAGTCAGCTCAGACGCCGCGCGGAAAAAGATAAGAACCTTTTTCGAACCTTTCTTCGCTCCGAAGGCTTTTATGCCTGCGAGGTGGCCTACCACATCGATCCATCGACGGATCCGCTGACGGTGCGCTTTACCGTCAATCCCGGACCCTTGTATGTGCTGGAAGAAACGACGCTGGACGTTTCGGGCATCGATGCATCGCTTTTTGATGTGTTGATGGAAACGACCCGTTCATCCCTACCCGCCTCTTCCCCGGCGCTGGCCGCCCACATTGCCGACGCAGACCAGAAAATTCTCTCCATTCTCGGACAACACGGCCATCCTTTGGCTCGAATTTCCGAAAGACGGGTGATCGTACGCCATGACGCTCGAACCGTGCATCCCCATTATGTCGTCTCAGCGGGGCCCAAGACTTTTTTCGGGCCCGTGAGCCTTGTGGGACTGGAATCGGTTCGAGAAGATGTGGTCCGACCGCGCATCCCCTGGAAGGAAGGGGATCTGTTTGATACCCGACTGATGACCAAGGCTCAGGACAATCTCATTCGCATGGATCTCTTTTCGGTGGTGCGCCTGGCCCATGGGTCCACCGTGGACGCTCAGGGCCGACTTCCCGTGGAAATCACGGTTGTGGAAAAGAAGCCGCGCACCTTCAAAGGCGGTTTTTTCTATTCCACGGATGTGGGCCCGGAACTGAACGTGTCCTGGGAAAACAGAATTATTCGCGCAGGAAAAGCCAAGGTGGGCGTGGAATCCTGGCTGTCCTCGCAAAGAATGATTCTGGGCGGCATCGCCACGTGGCGGGATTTCCTTCGTACAGATCAGCTTGTGCAAGTGGAAGGGCACATGGGCCAGGAAGACTGGGACGCTTATTGGACTCGAAGTGTCGGCACCACCGTTTCCGTCGTCCGTGATGTGCGCCCCACCATCAGGGCCAGTGCGGGCGCCGGCTTTCGCCTCTCCAGCGTCGAACAAGCCTCCAATCGTGAAACTTACGGCCACTTGTTTCTTCCCGCCTTTGTGCGCATGGATACCACTGATAACCCTCTGGATCCTGCGCGCGGGTTTCGCTGGCACCTGCAGACATCCCCCTATTGGGACTTAACCGACACCTCCCTTTTCTTTTGGAAGACTTCCACCAGCCTCAGCACCTATTACGATTGGTCCAAGGACGGCCGGCTGGTGCTGGCATCCATCGTGGCTGCGGGAAGCATTGCCGGAGCCACTCAGGGGGCCGTCCCAGCGGATCTGCGCTTCTATGTCGGCGGTGGGGGCAGTGTGAGAGGTTACGAGTACCAAAGCGTTGGGCCTCGAGACGGCAATGACCCCGTGGGAGGTCGGTCTTTTCTGTCGTGGAACGGCGAAGTGCGCTGGCGCATGACACAACGTTACGGCCTTGCCGCATTCCTGGACGGAGGCACCGCCTACGAAAGCCCCGTACCGGACTTCACGCGGAGTTTTCGCTGGGCCACAGGGCTCGGATTTCGTTACTATTCTCCCTTGGGTCCGTTCCGCATGGACGTAGCTTTTCCCCTCAATCGTCGAGCGGGCATTGACGATGCTTTTCAAATCTATATAAGCTTGGGCCAGGCGTTTTAA
- a CDS encoding FAD-dependent oxidoreductase produces MAGRRICIVGGVAGGASCAARARRMDEQAEIIIFEKGPFVSFANCGLPYYVGDVIRREEHLLVATPEMFQQRFRIEVRLHSEVVRIDRNRRRLLVRDHQAGRDYEEAYDALVLSPGAAAVKPPISGLDSEGVFFVRTIPDSREIRRMIEERHAQSAVVIGGGYIGLEMTENLVRRGLQVTLVEMQDQVMPMCDPEMVWPLQETLRDKGTTLRLKTQVKAVERNADEALTVRLHSGESLTANLVIVAVGVRPEVQLARDAGLALGPLGGIRVNERMQTSDPFIWAVGDAVEVSHVITGLETLLPLAGPANRQGRLAADAICGRDVRFRGVQGTAVVGLFDQVLAMTGPSERVLKSLGLWNGPLDCEKIYLHPGHHASYYPGAETLAMKLIFSKRDGKILGLQVVGKKGAVRRTDVIAMAMQKGGTVFDLEEAELCYAPQFGSAKDPVNLAGMIAANVVRGDVEVVHAESMDRPPEDVLILDVREPFEYRRGHIAGAVHIPLGALRQRMAELPKDREIWVYCYVGQRSYLAARALRQYGYRAKNLSGGYRTYTMWRQAAQGADNAL; encoded by the coding sequence ATGGCTGGAAGGCGCATTTGCATTGTGGGTGGTGTTGCCGGAGGGGCTTCCTGTGCGGCGCGGGCGCGCCGCATGGATGAACAGGCTGAAATTATCATCTTTGAAAAGGGGCCTTTCGTCTCTTTTGCAAACTGCGGTCTGCCCTATTACGTTGGGGACGTGATTCGCCGCGAAGAACATCTGCTCGTGGCCACACCTGAAATGTTTCAACAAAGGTTTCGAATTGAGGTGCGCCTTCATTCGGAAGTGGTGCGCATCGACCGAAACCGTCGTCGCCTTCTCGTTCGCGATCATCAAGCGGGGCGAGATTATGAAGAAGCCTACGATGCCCTGGTGCTTTCTCCAGGGGCAGCCGCAGTGAAGCCGCCAATTTCTGGGCTGGATTCTGAAGGTGTTTTTTTCGTGCGCACCATTCCGGACAGCCGGGAAATTCGGCGCATGATCGAGGAGCGGCATGCGCAAAGCGCGGTGGTCATCGGAGGCGGCTATATCGGCCTTGAGATGACGGAAAATCTGGTGCGACGCGGACTGCAGGTGACCCTGGTGGAAATGCAAGATCAAGTCATGCCCATGTGTGATCCCGAGATGGTGTGGCCCCTACAGGAGACCCTTCGAGATAAAGGGACGACCTTGCGTTTGAAAACGCAGGTGAAGGCAGTGGAACGTAACGCCGACGAGGCGCTCACGGTAAGGCTGCATTCGGGAGAAAGCCTTACGGCCAACCTCGTCATCGTGGCCGTGGGCGTGCGCCCCGAGGTGCAACTGGCCCGAGATGCCGGGCTGGCTCTGGGGCCGCTTGGAGGGATTCGCGTCAACGAAAGAATGCAGACCAGTGACCCGTTTATCTGGGCCGTGGGCGATGCCGTGGAAGTGTCTCACGTGATCACGGGGCTTGAGACCCTTCTTCCGCTGGCCGGGCCGGCTAACCGACAGGGAAGGCTCGCCGCCGATGCCATTTGCGGAAGGGATGTGCGGTTTCGAGGCGTACAGGGAACGGCCGTGGTGGGCCTTTTTGATCAGGTGCTGGCCATGACGGGACCGAGTGAGCGGGTGCTCAAATCCCTTGGCTTATGGAATGGACCCCTCGACTGTGAAAAGATCTATTTGCATCCGGGTCACCATGCCAGCTATTACCCTGGGGCGGAAACCCTGGCCATGAAATTGATTTTTTCCAAAAGGGACGGAAAAATTTTGGGATTGCAAGTGGTGGGCAAGAAAGGCGCGGTGCGGCGAACGGACGTTATCGCCATGGCGATGCAAAAAGGCGGCACTGTCTTTGATTTGGAAGAAGCGGAACTGTGCTACGCGCCGCAATTTGGGTCCGCCAAAGATCCCGTCAACCTTGCGGGCATGATTGCCGCTAATGTGGTTCGAGGCGATGTGGAGGTCGTGCACGCGGAATCCATGGATCGGCCTCCAGAAGACGTTCTCATTCTCGATGTGCGCGAACCCTTTGAATATCGGCGCGGGCATATTGCGGGAGCGGTGCACATTCCCTTGGGGGCTTTGAGGCAGCGCATGGCGGAGCTTCCCAAGGACAGGGAAATCTGGGTCTATTGCTATGTGGGACAGCGTTCGTATCTGGCGGCACGAGCCCTGCGCCAGTACGGGTATCGCGCAAAAAACCTGAGCGGCGGCTATCGAACTTACACCATGTGGCGACAGGCAGCTCAAGGCGCCGACAACGCTTTGTGA
- a CDS encoding 26S proteasome regulatory subunit family protein: protein MKVFLGGLAAAFFGIIGIFIWFKPFLNLLAGAIPLMLLLGGAMAAYLGYDEVKDQLPFGKKKEEEAVPEAATDDLSKYKEEAEKYKQEVEKLKAELEKVKSAS from the coding sequence ATGAAGGTTTTTCTGGGCGGCTTGGCCGCGGCTTTTTTCGGCATTATTGGTATCTTTATTTGGTTTAAACCTTTCCTCAACCTCCTGGCAGGCGCCATTCCCTTGATGCTGCTGCTGGGCGGTGCCATGGCGGCCTATTTGGGCTATGATGAAGTGAAGGATCAACTGCCGTTCGGAAAGAAAAAAGAGGAAGAAGCGGTGCCGGAAGCCGCCACCGATGATTTGTCCAAGTACAAGGAAGAAGCTGAAAAATACAAGCAGGAAGTGGAAAAGCTCAAGGCCGAATTGGAAAAAGTCAAATCGGCCTCCTAA
- a CDS encoding cysteine desulfurase family protein: MNGRSIYMDHIAGTPVASEVLEAMMPFLVEHFGNPASIHHLGEAPQDAIFRARSQTAALIGAEPEEIIFTSGGTEANNLAIKGVAFQRMSQGRHLVVSAIEHYSVLYAAKALERFGFEITLVPVDEHGVVDPDDVKKAMRPDTVLVSIMHANNEVGTIQSLADIASVVHEGGALLHTDAIASVGRIPVHVQELGVDLLSLAANQFNGPKGVGALYCRKGTSLWPLFHGGGQEDGRRTGTENVAGIVGLGAAAERVRGRLTQKMERCARLEKLLRDRIAQTIEEVRFNGHPHRHIPGWVNVSIRYVEGEALLLHMDLRGICVAGASACMSITAKASHVLEAMGLLGDGAFGTLLFTLDEDNTEDEVHQAVETLGAVVSRLRSMSPLYATRAAS, encoded by the coding sequence GTGAACGGGCGCAGCATCTACATGGATCACATTGCGGGAACACCGGTGGCTTCCGAAGTGTTGGAGGCCATGATGCCTTTTCTCGTGGAACATTTTGGCAATCCCGCCAGCATTCATCACCTCGGCGAGGCGCCCCAGGACGCCATCTTTCGGGCGCGATCCCAGACGGCGGCCCTTATCGGGGCGGAACCCGAGGAAATCATCTTCACATCGGGCGGCACGGAAGCCAACAACCTGGCCATCAAGGGGGTGGCGTTTCAGCGCATGTCGCAGGGGCGGCATCTGGTGGTGTCGGCCATTGAACACTATTCCGTTCTTTATGCCGCCAAGGCCCTGGAACGGTTCGGCTTTGAAATCACCCTGGTTCCTGTGGACGAACACGGGGTGGTGGACCCCGACGATGTGAAAAAAGCCATGCGGCCCGACACGGTGCTCGTTTCCATCATGCATGCCAACAACGAAGTGGGCACCATTCAATCCTTGGCGGACATCGCCTCCGTGGTGCACGAAGGTGGCGCCCTGCTGCATACGGACGCCATCGCTTCGGTTGGGCGCATTCCTGTTCATGTGCAGGAGTTGGGCGTGGATTTGCTCAGCCTGGCCGCCAACCAGTTCAACGGGCCCAAGGGCGTTGGAGCTCTGTATTGCCGTAAGGGCACCAGCCTGTGGCCGCTCTTTCATGGCGGTGGGCAAGAAGACGGCCGGCGAACGGGAACGGAAAATGTGGCCGGCATCGTGGGACTAGGGGCTGCCGCGGAGCGCGTTCGCGGGCGCCTTACGCAGAAGATGGAACGATGCGCACGGCTGGAAAAGCTTTTGCGAGACCGCATCGCGCAGACCATCGAAGAGGTCCGGTTCAACGGGCATCCGCACAGGCACATTCCGGGTTGGGTCAATGTCTCCATTCGATACGTGGAAGGCGAAGCCTTGCTGTTGCACATGGACCTAAGAGGCATCTGCGTGGCGGGGGCTTCGGCGTGCATGTCCATTACGGCTAAGGCGTCCCATGTGCTGGAAGCCATGGGACTTTTGGGCGATGGGGCTTTCGGCACGCTGCTGTTTACGTTGGATGAGGACAACACCGAGGACGAAGTGCATCAGGCCGTGGAAACCCTGGGCGCCGTGGTGTCCCGACTCCGTTCCATGTCGCCTCTGTACGCCACACGCGCGGCGTCCTAA